One Nematostella vectensis chromosome 10, jaNemVect1.1, whole genome shotgun sequence genomic window, TTGCACATCGCACACGAAATCCTTTACGCAGCCTTCTGTAACCACAAGCACGCAACAGATGTACGCAAGGAGGAACCATcgacagcttgaggtgttcgCGATGGCTTGATTGAGACCGAGAGCTTCTGTGAAGTGGTAGACTTGACGGATGCCTAGAGTTGACCGGAAATTGTTGGAAGTTTAAGTGTTTTGTTTCGGCAGTAGAGTGTTTGTATGTTGACGAATAGTATCAGTCGGGTCGACCAGCTGTTATCACAGCCTAATGGTCGAGTTACTCGGCCGATGAAACACGCGCTCTACAATATCTTAAACACAAAGCTACAGCCACTGTTTTTCAGtcaaaacaaatgttttataTGACCTCTTATCCAAATTAGTTCCGGAgttgttttgctttttgtaCCAGACACAGTTCATGACTTCCTAGGGAGCATCAAATAGTAGAATGCGCTTGATATTATTGCCAGTTGTGCCATAATAAAGTAtaaacctgtttttttttgtttttttttttaataggaTATCGTTATCGCAAAAATGATCGATCTACCTTTCATTCGGACCgtaaaaactactcttaaAATAAAAGTGCCCTAGATCTTGTAACCACAAAATTGAAAAGGCGTGGTTGTCCTAATACAATACTTTCCTATTGCGATTTTGCACACAAGATATTCATTAAAGTAGCTCTATGCAAAACCTTGAATACGTAAAGTCGAGATACGACCACTTCACCTGATGCATATCTGACATTCCCAGGTGCACTACATAAATACCGCAAACCGATCACATCACGGTGAGAAAACAACGATAAATACGCTCGTATGGAAACGCTACGGGACGGGGAGAGATTATCGTTATACGAAGCAATAACACCACGTAATTCATAGTGCTAATAAAATTAGTAGTGTGCTCTTCCCCGAGTATTATATTGTCTCCTAAAACCGGTCAGCAACTgataaatgttttatttatgaaatatttttattcctCGTCTAATGCTACTGTTCTGTTTTATTTAAACAAACTTAAGCCTATATATAAAATACGAAGTGACAATATTCACTCATCATACCCTTACtccatttataaaaatatggATTAAATTGTTATCTCACCTCGAGCAAACCGGGAGTCGTGGGTGTTTTGTGCTCATAGCATTGCAGTTCGGGTATTAAAAAGACGCGCATTTTATCACCACTTTGCAACTAAAGATTACTTATCAATTGCGCAAAATTATCAGCTCATCCCAGGAACGTCCCTCTCCTAAATGTAACACCTTCCTCAGAAGTGAACACTGATAAAATTTAATCCCGGTAGCTCAAATGTCCCTTGTTGCacagatagcagatttccCACGGCGCGCGTACATTAGTCGCGACCGAGAGCTGTCAATGGTGAAACAATGATAATGGACGCGAATTGGACGCAAACGCTGCCCTTTATGTCACTCATCGTGCGATCTGCCGCGTCCAAGTGTCGCGGTGGTTTACTCACTCTGCTCAACACACCTTCTCGGTCTTAAAATATGGTCACTTGAAATCCATAATAACGAATTGTAAACAGCGCACTGACGATTATAAGAAGCGATTAAGCCATCAAGCCATCCATCATGTCAGAAAAGGTCATGCTTGATAGGACAGCGGAAATTGACGCAGACCTTGCCTCGATGTCACCTCAGTGGATCGGTCGGCATGTGTGCCCAAGGACGAGCCCATTGCATGCTGGGACTGCTCCCTCTGCGTTTAACACTAGTCTAGCACCTTGGAGGGAACTGACTTGATCAGCGCTGCTGAATCGCGCTGAACGGTGGCGCAACTGAACGGATAGCGTGTTCAAGCTCGAGAGAAAACACAAGAGAGTGCTAGTCTGGGATAGAGTTTAAGCCCGCTATCAAGATTTTGACAGGCCCTTGTAAGAATTCTTCATTATGTCAGATCATGAGAAGAGCCCATGCAAAAGCGAACCATCCGAACCCGAAATCACAGAAGTCACTGTGATATCCAGCGAAGATGAGCCTTCCGCGGGGAATAAGCGCAAAGCTCGGCCGATCAAAACAACGACGAGTAAGAAAGAGAGGCGACGCACAGAAAACATCAACGCAGCCTTTGCGGAGTTGCGCAAACACATCCCTAACGTACCATCGGACACCAAGTTGTCCAAGATTAAAACACTCAAGTTAGCAATGAGCTACATACATCATCTTGAGCTGCAGCTCTCCGGTGAGGAGAGTAGAGTGGTTATTGTGAAACATGTAACACCGAGCGAACCTCAACCGGTGATCCGCACAAGAGAGCGAGAACCGAGTATAGAGTACGATCTTCCATCGAGTCCTGAAAGAGCTTACGAGGAGGTCAGTAGTAATGGCTTATTATACACCACCAACTCGGTCCCTAATGGACAGTAATGGCCGACTATACCCCCTTACTGATAACCGCTAATTACCGAGTAATTGCTGTGCGTTTATTCGACAAAAAGAGAGTTTAATAGAATTCGCGTTGTCGCGGTTATTTGTCTGCTGCGCTTGGAGTTTTTTATGTCACTCGCATTCTTCCTGGATTAAGTTCTCCCCCGCAGTTTATTTCCTCAACATAACATCTGATATAAATGCCATCACATCACCTGTTTCTTATAATTCTCGCCATGTGACAAACACACGTACTGTCATGGTATAACTGTCATGTTATCACTTGTAAAATTCTTACTACGATGCGAACACGTCTATAAGA contains:
- the LOC116618359 gene encoding heart- and neural crest derivatives-expressed protein 1, with translation MSDHEKSPCKSEPSEPEITEVTVISSEDEPSAGNKRKARPIKTTTSKKERRRTENINAAFAELRKHIPNVPSDTKLSKIKTLKLAMSYIHHLELQLSGEESRVVIVKHVTPSEPQPVIRTREREPSIEYDLPSSPERAYEEVDEPRSGRRSSRTGWPQHVWALELVHGNKKQSKTTMARHQIVT